The proteins below are encoded in one region of Winogradskyella helgolandensis:
- a CDS encoding DNA polymerase III subunit alpha, whose protein sequence is MYLNCHTYYSLRYGTIKPEQLLAIASENGVQTLALTDINSTSACLDVMRLSKKYKIKPVLGVDFRNGAQQQFILIAKNNKGFQNINAYLSKFLHNHDLQIPERPNENLDDCFVIYPYQNDIDFELKPNEFLGITPQDLNRLKFSKWNQFKHKLVVLKTVSFQNKKGFNTHRLLRAIANNTLLSKLPKSEEGNEHDRMLPYNDLCETYSEFPKLISNTEKLLEDCTTTFDFENTTPKNQKCLTENETSDYKLLKQLTYDGIPYRYGTDVEQKVYDRIEKELSIIKQQNFVSYFLINWKILEYARSNDYYYVGRGSGANSIIAYLLRITDVDPIELDLYFERFINLFRQNPPDFDLDFSWRDRDDITNYIFKTFKHTALIAVYNTFKFKASVRELGKVFGLPKAEMDKLTRGKYNINQLDKLSQLVIKYAQYIQGFPNYLGIHAGGILISEQPIHCYCATFMPPKGFATTQFDMVVAEDIGLYKFDILSQRGLGKIKEAVEIIDENYSDQPPIDIHDIKGFKKDERIKDLLRHAKAIGCFYVESPAMRMLLKKLQVDNYLGLVAASSIIRPGVAKSGMMREYILRYRYPEKRKEAHPILQKIMPETYGIMVYQEDVIKVAHLFGGLDLGESDMLRRGMSGKFRSRDEFDKVKQKFFDNCINDGKPEALVTDIWRQIESFAGYAFAKGHSASYAVESYQSLFLKAYYPLEYMTATINNFGGFYNTELYVHEARMHNGIIEAPCINHSFHQAIIKEKTIYLGFMFLQSLESKTINRILNERKKNGHFQSLDDFIERVPISIEQVSILIKINAFRFTHINKRELLWEAHLKISKTVVQDEVITLFKTQRINYNTPELPSTDLENAFDSIELLGFPICNPFYLLENHSISKLRAKHLTQLENKLISIEGYLITTKNTKTSNGKIMHFGTFLDRDGDFLDTVHFPPTVAKYPFRGKGIYSIIGKVMVEFDCVTIEVSKMERLAIIEDPRYSIKSLNPTFQNKKSFQEHKRAIAQ, encoded by the coding sequence ATGTATTTAAATTGTCACACGTATTACAGCCTTCGTTATGGAACCATAAAACCAGAACAACTCCTTGCTATTGCATCCGAAAACGGTGTTCAAACCCTTGCATTAACAGACATTAATAGTACATCCGCATGTTTAGATGTGATGCGTTTATCAAAAAAATATAAAATAAAACCAGTGCTAGGAGTCGATTTTAGAAATGGTGCGCAGCAGCAATTTATTCTTATTGCTAAAAACAATAAAGGCTTTCAAAACATCAATGCGTATCTGTCTAAATTTCTGCATAATCATGATTTGCAAATTCCCGAACGACCAAATGAAAATTTAGACGATTGTTTCGTGATTTATCCATATCAAAACGACATAGATTTCGAATTAAAACCTAATGAGTTTTTAGGCATTACACCTCAAGACCTTAATCGACTTAAATTTTCAAAATGGAATCAATTCAAACATAAGCTCGTGGTGTTAAAAACAGTGTCCTTTCAAAATAAAAAAGGATTTAACACACACCGTTTATTACGTGCTATTGCAAATAACACCTTGTTAAGCAAACTTCCAAAGTCTGAAGAAGGCAACGAACACGACAGAATGCTTCCTTATAACGACCTGTGCGAAACCTACTCAGAATTCCCCAAGCTTATCAGTAATACTGAGAAGCTTTTAGAGGATTGTACCACAACGTTTGATTTTGAAAATACCACACCCAAAAATCAAAAATGCCTCACTGAAAATGAAACTTCAGATTATAAACTCTTAAAACAATTGACTTACGATGGCATTCCGTATCGTTATGGCACTGACGTAGAACAAAAAGTGTATGACCGCATTGAAAAGGAACTTAGCATTATAAAACAACAAAACTTTGTGTCTTATTTTCTTATCAACTGGAAAATCTTAGAATACGCGCGAAGCAACGACTATTACTACGTTGGTCGTGGCAGTGGTGCCAATAGTATTATTGCCTATTTATTGCGAATTACAGATGTAGATCCTATTGAGCTCGATTTGTATTTTGAACGTTTTATTAATCTCTTCCGTCAGAATCCACCAGATTTTGATCTCGATTTTTCTTGGCGAGACAGAGATGATATCACCAATTATATTTTCAAAACCTTTAAACATACAGCGCTTATTGCGGTTTATAACACCTTTAAATTTAAAGCTTCGGTACGTGAATTAGGGAAAGTTTTTGGCTTACCAAAAGCTGAAATGGACAAATTAACCCGAGGAAAATATAACATTAATCAACTCGATAAACTCTCGCAATTGGTTATTAAATATGCTCAGTACATTCAAGGTTTTCCCAATTATTTAGGGATTCATGCTGGTGGTATTTTAATTTCAGAACAACCCATTCATTGCTATTGTGCCACATTTATGCCTCCAAAAGGGTTTGCCACCACACAATTCGATATGGTGGTTGCTGAAGATATTGGCTTATATAAATTCGATATTCTGAGTCAACGTGGCTTAGGAAAAATAAAAGAAGCGGTAGAAATTATTGACGAAAATTACAGCGATCAACCGCCTATTGATATTCATGATATAAAAGGGTTTAAAAAAGACGAACGGATAAAGGATTTACTACGACATGCCAAAGCGATTGGCTGTTTTTACGTAGAATCACCAGCCATGCGCATGCTCTTAAAAAAGTTACAAGTCGATAATTATTTGGGCTTAGTCGCGGCAAGTTCTATCATTAGACCTGGTGTGGCTAAAAGTGGCATGATGCGCGAATATATTTTGCGTTATCGTTATCCCGAAAAACGAAAAGAAGCCCATCCTATTTTGCAGAAAATCATGCCCGAAACCTACGGTATTATGGTCTATCAAGAAGATGTCATTAAAGTCGCACACCTTTTTGGTGGTTTAGATTTAGGCGAATCGGATATGTTGCGTCGTGGTATGTCTGGAAAATTTAGATCGCGAGACGAGTTTGATAAAGTGAAACAAAAATTCTTTGACAATTGTATAAACGATGGTAAACCCGAAGCTTTAGTGACCGATATTTGGCGACAAATTGAAAGTTTTGCAGGCTATGCCTTTGCTAAAGGGCATTCAGCTTCTTATGCTGTTGAAAGCTATCAAAGCTTATTTTTAAAAGCTTACTACCCTTTAGAATACATGACCGCAACTATTAATAATTTTGGGGGATTTTACAACACAGAACTCTATGTGCACGAAGCCAGAATGCACAACGGCATCATTGAAGCTCCTTGTATTAATCACTCCTTTCATCAAGCGATTATAAAAGAGAAAACCATTTATTTAGGCTTTATGTTTTTACAATCTTTAGAATCTAAAACCATCAATCGTATACTAAATGAACGCAAAAAAAATGGCCACTTTCAATCGCTAGATGATTTTATAGAACGTGTGCCAATTTCCATTGAACAGGTTTCTATTTTAATTAAAATCAATGCCTTTCGGTTTACACATATTAATAAACGCGAATTGCTTTGGGAAGCCCATTTAAAAATTAGTAAAACGGTAGTACAAGACGAGGTGATAACACTATTTAAAACCCAACGGATTAACTATAATACACCAGAATTACCAAGTACAGACTTAGAAAATGCTTTCGATTCAATTGAATTATTAGGATTTCCCATTTGTAATCCATTTTATTTACTAGAAAACCATTCGATTAGTAAGTTACGCGCTAAACACTTAACACAGCTAGAAAACAAACTCATTAGCATTGAAGGCTACTTGATTACCACCAAAAATACCAAAACATCGAACGGTAAAATAATGCATTTTGGAACGTTCTTAGATCGTGATGGTGATTTTTTAGACACGGTTCATTTCCCTCCTACTGTAGCCAAATATCCATTTAGAGGAAAAGGGATTTATAGCATCATAGGCAAAGTCATGGTAGAGTTTGATTGTGTTACGATTGAAGTTTCAAAAATGGAACGCTTGGCAATTATTGAAGATCCGCGTTATTCAATAAAATCTTTGAATCCAACATTTCAGAATAAAAAAAGTTTTCAAGAGCACAAAAGAGCCATCGCTCAGTAG
- the dinB gene encoding DNA polymerase IV, translated as MNKNRSIVHMDLDTFFVSCERHMDSSLNGKPILIGGTSDRGVVASCSYEARTFGVHSAMPMRMAKQLCPEAIVLRGNSGIYTKFSNDVTDVIKESVPLYEKTSIDEFYMDLTGMDKFFGCHKLASELRQKIIRETGLPISFGLSLNKTVSKIATGEAKPNNEIRILSGDEKPFLAPLSVKKIPMVGNVTYKALCDLGVKRIHTIQEMPMELMHKVLGKNGLVIWKKANGIDNSPVVQYQERKSISTERTFNQDTTDVAKLKGMIVAMAENLAYQLRRGHKLTACVTFKIRYSDFQTYTQQQRIPYSAMDHMLIPVVLDLFKKLYHRRLLVRLIGVKFSHLVEGGHQVNLFEDNEKHLNLSNAMDKMRERYGDRVVMSAAGLEAKTISRFNPFNGEPPPLLANRRQ; from the coding sequence ATGAACAAAAACCGCAGCATCGTACACATGGATCTCGACACCTTTTTTGTGTCCTGTGAAAGACACATGGATAGTAGTCTCAATGGAAAACCGATTCTCATTGGTGGCACAAGCGACAGAGGCGTTGTAGCATCTTGCAGTTACGAAGCGCGCACCTTTGGTGTGCATTCTGCCATGCCAATGCGTATGGCCAAACAATTGTGCCCAGAAGCCATTGTGCTTAGAGGCAACTCTGGGATTTACACTAAATTTTCAAATGACGTTACCGATGTGATTAAAGAAAGTGTGCCGCTTTATGAAAAAACATCAATCGATGAATTTTATATGGACCTCACCGGAATGGATAAATTTTTTGGTTGTCATAAACTGGCTTCAGAATTACGTCAGAAAATTATTAGAGAAACAGGTTTACCTATTTCCTTTGGCTTATCACTTAACAAAACGGTGTCTAAAATTGCCACCGGAGAAGCCAAACCTAATAACGAGATTCGTATTCTCTCTGGTGATGAAAAACCATTTCTAGCACCACTGTCGGTTAAAAAGATTCCAATGGTTGGCAATGTCACTTACAAAGCCTTGTGTGATTTGGGCGTCAAACGCATTCATACCATACAAGAAATGCCCATGGAACTCATGCATAAAGTATTGGGCAAAAATGGCCTTGTTATTTGGAAAAAAGCCAATGGCATAGACAATTCGCCAGTAGTGCAATACCAAGAGCGTAAATCCATTTCTACAGAACGTACGTTTAATCAAGATACCACAGATGTTGCCAAATTAAAAGGGATGATTGTTGCTATGGCAGAAAACTTAGCTTACCAACTCCGTCGTGGTCATAAATTAACGGCTTGCGTCACCTTTAAAATTCGGTATTCAGATTTTCAGACCTACACACAACAACAACGCATTCCATATAGTGCTATGGACCATATGCTTATTCCTGTGGTCTTAGATTTGTTTAAAAAACTATACCATCGTAGACTTTTAGTACGGTTAATTGGTGTAAAATTTAGTCATTTGGTAGAAGGTGGCCATCAAGTAAACCTGTTTGAAGACAATGAAAAACACCTTAACCTCAGCAATGCTATGGACAAAATGCGCGAACGTTATGGAGATAGAGTCGTTATGAGTGCTGCAGGATTAGAAGCTAAAACCATTAGCCGTTTTAATCCTTTTAATGGAGAACCTCCTCCTTTATTGGCTAATCGACGTCAATAA
- the atpD gene encoding F0F1 ATP synthase subunit beta, which translates to MSKVTGKVAQIVGPVIDVEFAAGSELPKIYDSLEINNQDGSKLVLEVQSHIGEDTVRTIAMDSSDGLSRGTEVHATGAPIQMPVGEDVYGRLFNVIGDAIDGLGNLPKAGDAGLPIHRQAPKFEDLSTSTEVLFTGIKVIDLIEPYAKGGKIGLFGGAGVGKTVLIQELINNIAKGHGGLSVFAGVGERTREGNDLLREMLESGIIKYGDDFMHSMEEGGWDLSKVDKSGMKESKATFVFGQMNEPPGARARVALSGLTIAEYFRDGAGEGQGKDVLFFVDNIFRFTQAGSEVSALLGRMPSAVGYQPTLATEMGAMQERITSTKRGSITSVQAVYVPADDLTDPAPATTFAHLDATTVLSRKIAELGIYPAVDPLDSTSRILTADILGDEHYNCAQRVKELLQRYKELQDIIAILGMEELSEEDKMAVGRARRVQRFLSQPFHVAEQFTGLKGVLVDIKETIKGFNMIMDGELDHLPEAAFNLKGSIEEAVEAGEKMLAEA; encoded by the coding sequence ATGTCTAAAGTTACAGGTAAAGTTGCACAAATCGTAGGTCCAGTTATCGATGTAGAGTTCGCTGCTGGTTCAGAGCTTCCAAAGATTTATGATTCGTTAGAAATAAATAACCAAGATGGTTCTAAATTAGTATTAGAAGTACAATCTCACATTGGTGAAGATACGGTACGTACTATTGCTATGGATTCTTCAGATGGTTTAAGTAGAGGGACAGAAGTACATGCTACTGGTGCTCCAATTCAAATGCCAGTTGGAGAAGATGTTTACGGACGTCTTTTTAACGTTATTGGTGATGCTATTGATGGATTAGGAAATTTACCTAAAGCTGGTGATGCTGGTTTACCTATTCACAGACAAGCTCCAAAATTCGAAGATTTATCAACATCTACCGAAGTTTTATTTACTGGTATTAAAGTAATCGATTTAATTGAGCCTTACGCAAAGGGTGGTAAAATTGGTTTATTTGGTGGTGCTGGTGTTGGTAAAACAGTATTAATCCAAGAGTTGATTAACAATATTGCAAAAGGACACGGTGGACTTTCTGTATTTGCAGGTGTTGGTGAAAGAACACGTGAAGGAAACGATTTACTTCGTGAAATGTTAGAGTCAGGTATTATTAAATATGGTGATGACTTTATGCATTCTATGGAAGAAGGCGGATGGGATTTATCTAAAGTTGATAAATCTGGAATGAAAGAATCTAAAGCGACTTTCGTATTCGGACAAATGAATGAGCCTCCTGGAGCTCGTGCTCGTGTAGCACTTTCAGGATTAACTATAGCAGAATATTTCCGTGATGGTGCTGGTGAAGGACAAGGGAAAGATGTATTATTTTTCGTAGATAATATCTTCCGTTTTACACAAGCTGGTTCTGAGGTATCTGCATTATTAGGTCGTATGCCTTCTGCGGTAGGTTACCAACCAACATTAGCAACCGAAATGGGTGCAATGCAAGAACGTATTACGTCAACAAAAAGAGGATCTATTACATCTGTACAAGCGGTTTACGTACCTGCAGATGATTTAACGGATCCGGCTCCAGCAACAACGTTTGCTCACTTAGATGCCACAACAGTATTATCTCGTAAAATTGCAGAGTTAGGTATTTATCCTGCGGTAGATCCATTAGATTCTACGTCGAGAATTTTGACTGCTGATATTTTAGGTGATGAGCACTATAACTGTGCACAACGTGTAAAAGAGTTATTACAACGTTACAAAGAATTACAAGATATTATTGCAATCCTTGGTATGGAGGAATTATCTGAAGAAGATAAAATGGCTGTAGGTAGAGCAAGACGTGTACAACGTTTCTTATCACAACCGTTCCACGTAGCAGAGCAATTTACAGGACTTAAAGGTGTTTTAGTAGATATTAAAGAAACAATTAAAGGTTTTAATATGATTATGGATGGTGAATTAGATCATTTACCAGAAGCAGCATTTAACCTTAAAGGTTCTATCGAAGAAGCTGTTGAAGCCGGAGAAAAAATGTTAGCAGAAGCATAA
- a CDS encoding F0F1 ATP synthase subunit epsilon: MYLEIVSPEATLFGGEVTSVTVPGINGEFQMLNNHAPIVSILKEGHVKVEGNIQLEKEVEAKFTKSDKGVWLAINSGTLEMKDNKLIILAD, from the coding sequence ATGTATTTAGAAATTGTATCTCCAGAAGCCACATTATTTGGCGGAGAAGTTACTTCGGTAACGGTTCCTGGAATAAACGGTGAATTTCAAATGTTGAATAACCACGCTCCTATTGTCTCTATTCTTAAAGAAGGCCATGTGAAAGTTGAAGGTAATATTCAATTAGAAAAAGAGGTTGAAGCTAAATTTACAAAATCCGATAAAGGAGTTTGGTTAGCTATCAATTCTGGAACACTTGAAATGAAAGATAATAAGCTAATTATTTTAGCGGATTAA
- a CDS encoding Gfo/Idh/MocA family protein, with translation MDKTIKWGIIGCGDVTEVKSGPAYSLVNGFELVAVMRRRLELAKDYAQRHGVKTYYDDADALINDKNVDAVYIATPPDSHHLYALKVAKAGKICCIEKPMAPSYKECKEIYTAFADQNIPLFIAYYRRSLPRFDKVKSLIDNNAIGVIRYVNWNLARTASPTDLSDDYNWRTDVKIAPAGYFDDLASHGLDLCIYLLGGIKEASGVSLNQQQLYTAKDAISGSWFHDSGVIGSASWNFGAYKREDSVRIVGSEGELRFSVFGDDPIELIRDNNHETFLIDNPNPIQLYHVDHMQKHISGISQHPSTGESGLHTAWVMDKILGKL, from the coding sequence ATGGATAAAACTATAAAATGGGGAATTATTGGTTGTGGTGATGTTACCGAAGTTAAAAGTGGTCCTGCCTACAGTTTAGTTAATGGTTTTGAGCTTGTCGCAGTAATGCGCAGACGATTAGAATTAGCTAAAGATTATGCGCAACGCCATGGTGTAAAAACGTATTATGATGATGCCGATGCACTTATAAATGATAAAAATGTTGATGCCGTTTATATCGCTACTCCTCCAGATAGTCATCATTTATATGCCTTAAAGGTTGCTAAAGCCGGAAAAATTTGCTGTATAGAGAAACCAATGGCGCCAAGCTATAAAGAATGTAAAGAAATATATACAGCTTTCGCAGATCAAAATATACCATTATTTATAGCGTACTATCGGCGATCTCTACCAAGATTTGATAAAGTAAAATCACTAATAGATAATAATGCTATAGGAGTTATAAGATATGTGAATTGGAACTTAGCAAGGACTGCTAGTCCTACAGATTTGTCTGATGATTATAATTGGAGAACCGATGTTAAAATTGCACCAGCTGGTTATTTTGATGACTTAGCAAGTCACGGGTTAGATTTATGTATTTACTTATTGGGAGGTATTAAGGAGGCTAGTGGTGTGAGTTTAAATCAACAACAATTATATACTGCTAAAGATGCTATTTCTGGTTCGTGGTTCCATGATTCTGGTGTTATTGGTTCTGCATCCTGGAATTTTGGTGCTTATAAAAGAGAAGATAGCGTTAGAATTGTCGGAAGTGAAGGTGAGTTGCGTTTTTCTGTTTTTGGAGATGATCCTATTGAATTAATTAGAGATAATAACCATGAAACATTCTTAATAGATAATCCTAATCCTATACAATTGTACCATGTTGACCATATGCAAAAACATATTAGTGGGATTTCACAGCATCCATCAACAGGGGAAAGTGGACTACACACAGCTTGGGTTATGGATAAGATATTAGGTAAGTTATAA
- a CDS encoding XRE family transcriptional regulator, with product MKPIQVNIKHLRALKKMSQERFADELGWTRSVVGSYEEGRSEPPIDRLIDLSNFFDIPIDILVKNDLRKAKNTSFIEVGNKRVLFPVTVNEDNEDLIEIIPTKASAGYLSGYDDPEYIEQLQKIKLPFLPTGTHRAFPIKGDSMLPVKDGAFIVAKFLEDIRDIKNGRTYIILTKDDGLVYKRIYVPEGDTTSLLLSSDNKSYQPYLIARETVLEIWEFTCCINTQEYDEKELKLSSIMTMFQELKVELEAIKQL from the coding sequence ATGAAACCAATTCAAGTTAACATAAAGCATCTTCGGGCGTTAAAAAAGATGTCTCAAGAGCGTTTTGCAGACGAACTTGGCTGGACGCGTTCTGTTGTTGGATCTTACGAAGAAGGTCGCTCTGAGCCACCCATAGACCGTTTAATAGACTTGTCTAATTTCTTTGATATTCCGATTGATATCTTAGTGAAAAACGATTTGCGTAAAGCCAAAAACACCTCATTTATAGAAGTAGGGAACAAGCGCGTATTATTTCCTGTAACCGTAAATGAAGATAACGAAGATTTAATTGAAATTATACCTACAAAAGCATCAGCAGGTTATTTATCTGGTTACGATGATCCGGAATATATAGAGCAACTTCAAAAAATTAAATTGCCTTTTTTGCCCACAGGGACACACCGCGCATTTCCTATTAAAGGCGATTCTATGTTACCTGTAAAAGATGGTGCTTTTATTGTTGCGAAGTTTTTGGAAGATATTAGGGATATTAAAAACGGACGTACTTATATCATATTAACTAAAGATGATGGTTTGGTGTATAAACGCATTTATGTACCTGAAGGAGATACAACAAGTTTATTATTAAGCTCAGATAACAAAAGCTATCAACCGTATTTAATTGCACGTGAAACTGTTTTGGAGATTTGGGAATTTACCTGTTGTATTAATACGCAAGAATATGATGAAAAGGAATTGAAATTAAGTAGTATTATGACCATGTTTCAAGAACTTAAAGTAGAACTTGAAGCCATAAAACAATTATAA
- a CDS encoding M61 family metallopeptidase: MRSLILLLSFLCLVNCKDDTTSETESTTTGSSSYTISFENAMHHEAEITATFKGLKSGEATFRMSRSSPGRYAIHEFAKNVYNVKVTDGKGNVLETTRPDPYSWNVNNHDGTIIVNYTLYANHGDGTYAQIDETHAHLNMPATFMYAPRLENDSFNIEFKPREDLGWKVATQLKHLKDNSYSADNLQYFMDSPTEISDHMVRSFEVDGQKINFALHHNGTVEEFDDYFEKVKKTILQQKAVFGELPTFDYGEYTFLGCYIPNATGDGMEHRNSTIVTSTRSLADGADRNIGTVSHEFFHCWNVERIRPESLEPFNFEEANMSGELWFAEGFTSYYDDLTLTRAGLIAQEDYIKGLTGTFNYVWNSPGRQFFNPIEMSYQAPFVDAARSVDDINRDNTFISYYSYGSMLGLALDLSLRAENLNLDDYMTLVWSAYGKTETYYTIADLQQTLNDYAGAEFGDDFFNNYIYKSGMPDFETLFKTVGVQLQQNTEQPAFGLRLKNQVITSNTMVGSGAYAAGLEKGDKLLKIDGVALNETSDINKILGTVKPNQTVDVVFERFGKQRTVKLTLDADTSYAISSLDDLSEGEKANREAWLGAK, translated from the coding sequence ATGCGAAGCCTAATTTTATTACTGTCATTTTTATGTTTAGTGAATTGTAAAGATGATACAACTTCTGAAACAGAATCAACAACTACAGGAAGTTCAAGTTATACCATTTCATTTGAAAATGCAATGCATCATGAAGCTGAAATCACGGCTACGTTCAAAGGTTTAAAATCAGGAGAAGCCACATTTAGAATGTCGAGAAGTTCACCAGGACGCTATGCTATTCACGAATTTGCTAAGAATGTTTACAATGTAAAGGTGACAGATGGGAAGGGTAATGTTTTAGAAACGACACGTCCAGATCCGTATTCTTGGAACGTCAACAATCACGATGGCACTATAATAGTCAATTATACCTTATACGCTAACCATGGTGATGGCACGTATGCGCAAATAGACGAAACGCATGCGCATCTTAATATGCCAGCGACCTTTATGTATGCTCCGCGTTTGGAGAATGACTCCTTCAATATTGAATTTAAACCACGCGAAGATTTAGGCTGGAAAGTGGCGACACAGTTAAAACACTTAAAAGATAATAGCTATTCCGCTGATAACTTACAGTATTTTATGGATAGTCCAACTGAGATCAGTGACCATATGGTCCGTTCATTTGAGGTGGATGGTCAAAAAATCAATTTTGCTTTACATCATAATGGCACCGTCGAAGAATTTGATGATTATTTTGAAAAGGTTAAAAAAACAATCTTACAACAGAAAGCAGTTTTTGGCGAATTACCAACTTTCGATTACGGCGAATACACGTTTTTAGGTTGTTATATTCCTAATGCTACAGGTGATGGTATGGAACACCGGAATTCTACCATCGTCACCAGCACACGAAGTTTAGCTGATGGAGCCGATCGAAATATAGGAACAGTATCTCATGAGTTTTTCCATTGCTGGAATGTAGAACGGATACGACCAGAAAGTTTAGAGCCTTTTAATTTTGAAGAAGCTAATATGAGTGGTGAGCTTTGGTTTGCAGAAGGCTTTACCAGTTATTATGATGATTTAACCTTAACCAGAGCTGGACTTATAGCACAGGAAGATTATATAAAAGGGCTGACAGGAACGTTTAATTACGTTTGGAATTCTCCAGGACGACAGTTTTTTAATCCTATTGAGATGAGCTACCAAGCTCCGTTTGTAGATGCCGCACGTTCGGTGGATGATATCAATCGCGATAATACGTTTATCTCTTATTATTCTTATGGAAGTATGTTAGGTCTGGCTTTAGATTTATCACTTAGGGCAGAAAACTTGAATCTAGACGATTATATGACATTGGTTTGGAGCGCCTACGGAAAAACGGAAACCTATTATACCATTGCGGATTTACAGCAAACCTTAAACGACTATGCTGGTGCTGAATTTGGTGACGATTTTTTCAATAATTACATCTATAAAAGCGGCATGCCCGATTTTGAAACCTTATTTAAAACGGTTGGTGTTCAGTTACAACAAAACACAGAACAGCCTGCTTTTGGATTGCGTTTAAAGAATCAAGTGATTACAAGTAATACAATGGTCGGTTCTGGCGCTTATGCCGCAGGACTCGAAAAAGGAGATAAATTACTTAAAATTGATGGTGTTGCACTCAATGAAACATCAGACATAAATAAAATTTTAGGCACTGTAAAACCGAATCAAACCGTTGATGTAGTTTTTGAGCGCTTCGGAAAGCAACGCACTGTAAAACTCACTTTAGATGCTGATACGTCTTATGCTATTTCAAGTTTAGATGATTTATCTGAAGGAGAGAAAGCTAATCGTGAGGCTTGGTTGGGTGCGAAGTAA